Proteins from a single region of Plasmodium gaboni strain SY75 chromosome 2, whole genome shotgun sequence:
- a CDS encoding putative monocarboxylate transporter, translated as MKKENNSLLSSRYRIILGGFLIHCTLGSIYCFSNISVYVISYMKIIGCSDVKYKDSSWIYVLTLLFQCFFGFFGGILNQNLGPQISVLLGGWLMCLGILLSYFTVFNFYLFLMTYGILCGIGCGIAYPIPLSVAVKKHYDYKGVISGIIFIGRGLSVFIICPLQNYYINKYNYMPDYMPEIENSDEKYFSNLDILNKVPYLFIYEGIFFAIIQFLGSYLIADSGDTSKDFMAYNDRNNKVLYFEEKSFTNKPNGLSNSLRTLSNTSNFSFREANNTFINREFILIWLMIFFNWQAISYTQVFWKIFGMNYLLIDDRSLSILGSVSSLFNIFGRIFWGVISDFTSFKTTLILMSFMMSFLTITLTMSGFYGIITYSIWVCLIFFCHAGTFAVFPSITAHTFGTKNFGPVFGLLFTARAFSSIINAMISAVLLNNIGNVAMCAIVSLSSFVSIMLALAF; from the exons atgaaaaaagaaaataattcattGTTATCATCAAGATATAGAATAATATTAGGAGGATTTTTAATTCACTGTACTTTAGGAAGCATTTATTGTTTTTCTAATATAAGTGTATATGTAATATcatatatgaaaataatagGATGTTCTgatgtaaaatataaagatagTAGTTGGATATATGTGTTGACATTGTTATTTCAATGTTTTTTTGGTTTTTTTGGAGGAATATTAAATCAGAATTTAGGACCACAAATAAGTGTCTTATTAGGTGGATGGTTAATGTGTTTAGgaattttattatcatattttacagtttttaatttttatttatttttaatgaCATATGGAATATTATGTGGAATAGGTTGTGGAATAGCTTATCCTATCCCTTTATCTGTGGCAGTGAAAAAGCACTATGACTACAAAGGAGTG ATTAGCGGTATCATATTCATAGGGAGAGGACTATCCGTGTTCATTATTTGTCCGCtacaaaattattacataaaCAAATACAATTATATGCCAGACTATATGCCAGAAATAGAAAATTCGGATGAGAAATATTTTAGTAACttagatatattaaataagGTACCgtatttgtttatatatgaagGTATATTTTTTGCTATAATTCAGTTTTTGGGTTCTTATTTGATTGCAGATTCAGGTGATACATCTAAGGATTTCATGGCTTATAATGATAGGAATAATAAAGTGTTATATTTTGAAGAGAAAAGTTTTACAAATAAGCCTAATGGTTTATCTAATTCTTTAAGAACGTTATCAAATACATctaatttttcatttagAGAAGCgaataatacatttattaatcgtgaatttatattaatatggttaatgatattttttaacTGGCAAGCTATATCATATACTCAAGTTTTCTGGAAGATATTTGGaatgaattatttattaatagaTGATAGATCTTTATCAATATTAGGATCTGTATCTTctctttttaatatttttggTAGAATTTTTTGGGGAGTTATAAGTGACTTTACAAGTTTTAAAACaacattaatattaatgagTTTTATGATGAGTTTCTTAACAATCACATTAACTATGTCAGGGTTTTATGGtattataacatattcTATATGGGTATgtcttatttttttttgtcatGCTGGCACTTTTGCTGTATTTCCATCTATAACTGCTCATACATTTGGAACTAAAAATTTTGGACCCGTATTTGGACTCCTATTTACAGCAAGAGCTTTTTCAAGTATTATAAATGCAATGATATCAGCAGtcttattaaataatattggTAACGTCGCCATGTGTGCTATTGTTTCTTTATCATCCTTTGTCAGCATCATGTTGGCGTTAgcattttaa
- a CDS encoding putative 50S ribosomal protein L33 translates to MLFLSNVLFRCKSKRVHINLISSCASNYIYSTYISPSKSKYRLSLRKHDPVVNRHVMFYQKHIKAKSKKKWKNKNLRPLLKRVEKSYLYGKFNKLIDNTYRSLPRMS, encoded by the exons ATGCTTTTTTTAAGTAATGTGTTATTTAGATGTAAGAGTAAAAGGgttcatataaatttaatatcATCATGTGCAagtaattatatatactcCACTTACATTTCTCCAAGTAAATCAAAGTACAGATTATCATTAAGAAAACATGACCCAGTAGTTAATCGACATGT AATGTTTTATcaaaaacatataaaagcaaaatcaaaaaaaaaat gGAAGAATAAAAACTTAAGACCACTCTTAAAAAGAGTAGAAAAGTCGTACCTCTATGGAAAATTCAACAAATTAATAGACAACACATACAG GAGTCTTCCAAGAATGAGTTAA